Within Pseudomonas paeninsulae, the genomic segment CTCCGGCCTGCTCAGGCGGTTGCTCGGTCGGCTCGGCGGCGTGCTGCTGGTTCAGGTAGCGGGTCGGGTCGGCGTGAAATTTGTCCTGGCATTTCTGGCTGCAGAAACGATAGGTCTCGCCCTCGCACTGCTCGCTGAACGGGCTGTCGGATTCTACCTGCATGCCGCACACCGGGTCGTGGGCACTTTCCAGCGATTGATTCGCCGAATGCTTGTGATTGTGGTCGTGATGGCCGGCAGAGGAGGGCATGGGTTATTTCCTTATCTCGTCTCAGGGCATCGGTTTCGCCGTGACGAAGTCTATGGGCGCCATGGTGGTGGCCAGGTACATCAGCGGGCACAGCAACAGTATCAGGTAGGTAGGGTCAGGGGCGTGTGGGCATATTGTCCCTGGGCCAGATAGAACGGGCGGATAACTGGCGGCGTGATCAAGGCGATGCTTGCCTTGATTTTCCAGAACGGCAGAGCTGGGTCATGGGAGTGATGCTGCGTATTCGCATGATTCAAATCCTACCGCAGCAATAGTGCGCGTTGCTCGGTTCGGAGCCACTCAGAATAGACAGCCGCCTTTGCCAACAGCTGATGCAAATTAAGCCAGCATCGTTTCACTTTGACTTGGCCGAGCATTCCCGACTGTGGATTACAGCTTGTTTCAGTAATAAAGAGCGGCGCCATTGAGGCGCCGCTAGGCCAAGGGAGCAATTGGAGAAAGGCCTTGAAAAGGTTTACGAAAACAAGCGCTGTTCACTTATCCCGTACTCGTTACTACAGCCTAGACAGCGTTCCCTGACAGCCACCTGAAGCCAAGATTACATTTCTGTAAGCTTCTGGTTGGTGTGATGGATTAGCGGCACACTCAGGGCTTCTGCAACCTGGGAATCGCCGCATGAAAATTTTAGTAGCCGAAGATGAACCCAAAACCGGCACTTACTTGCAGCAGGGCCTGCGCGAAGCGGGGTTCAATGTAGACCGGGTAATGACCGGCACCGATGCCCTCCAGTACACCATCGACGAAGCCTATGACCTGTTGATCCTCGACGTCATGATGCCGGGCCTGGATGGCTGGGAAGTGCTGCGCAGGGTGCGGGCGGCCGGAAAGGATGTCCCTGTGCTATTCCTCACAGCCCGTGATGGGGTCGAGGATCGGGTCAAGGGACTCGAATTGGGAGCGGACGACTACCTGGTCAAGCCATTCGCCTTCTCGGAACTGCTAGCCCGGGTCAGGACGCTGCTGCGCCGCGGCAACAGCGCGCCGAGCCTGTCGAGTATGCAGATTGCCGATCTGCAAGTGGATTTGCTCAAGCGCAGGGCCATTCGTAGCGGCAAGCGTATCGACCTGACGGCCAAGGAATTTGCCCTGCTTGAGCTGCTCTTGCGTCGGCGTGGCGAGGTGCTGCCGAAGTCATTGATTGCCTCCCAAGTCTGGGATATGAACTTCGACAGCGACACCAACGTCATCGAGGTCGCGATCCGGCGCTTGCGCGCGAAAATCGACGACGACTTCGCGGTGAAGCTTATCCACACCGTGCGAGGCATGGGCTACATGCTCGACGAGCCGGGGGCGCAATGAACCGACTGTCCCTGACCACCCGCATGAGCTTGATGTTCATGCTGGCAGTGGCGGTAGTCTTGAGCGTTGCAGCGCTAAGTTTCAATCGACTCAGCCAGCATCACTTTATGCTATTGGATCGGCAGATCCTGGTTGAGAAACTCGAGTCCACTCAGGCCATTCTCGGTGGCTCGGAAGGTGGAGTGAACTTCGCTGAGCTGCAACCGCAACTGCGCGCCTTACTTGGCGCGCACCACGATCTGACGGGCATCATCTTGGCCGGCGACGGCAGCGTGCTGTTCGCCGACCCTGCTCCGGTCAACATCCCTGCACAGTTTCGCGCGTACCCTGAGAGACGACTTTGGGAGTGGAGTGGCCAAGAACAGATGTACCGCGGCATCACTGCACAGGTGGCTGCGCCAGGCCAGGACCAGCCGCTCACGGTGATGCTGGTTCTCGATGTCACTCATCACATGTCGTTTTTCGAGACCTTGCAGCGCTGGTTTTGGATCGGCCTGATCATCAGTGCCCTGGTCAGTGCGGGGCTGGGCTGGATCGTTGCCCGTAGCGGCCTGCGGCCGCTGCGCCAGGTTACCCAGATGGCCACATCAGTGTCGGCCAAGTCGCTCAAGGAACGCATCCCGCTGGAGCCTGTGCCGCTGGAGTTGCAGCAACTGGTGTCTTCGTTCAACGCCATGCTGGGCAGACTGGACGATGCCTTCGTTCGGCTCTCTAACTTCTCCGCCGACATCGCCCACGAGCTACGAACGCCGGTTAGCAGCCTGATGACCCACACCGAGGTCATTCTCAGCAGAAAGCGCGACGTCGGCGCCTACGAGGAAAACCTCTACTCGAATCTGGAAGATCTGAAGCGCATGGCGCGGATGATTGATGACATGCTGTTCCTGGCCAAATCGGACAATGGGCTGATCAGCCCAGCGCACCAGCAAATCGCCCTCGAAACTGTGGTTGGCAAGCTGCTCGACTATTATCAGCTGCTGGCCGACGACCGTGGAATCGAGCTCAGAGTCACTGGTTCTGCCTGTGTTCGGGGCGATGTACTGATGCTGCACCGCGCCATATCGAACCTGCTGTCCAAT encodes:
- a CDS encoding heavy metal response regulator transcription factor; translation: MKILVAEDEPKTGTYLQQGLREAGFNVDRVMTGTDALQYTIDEAYDLLILDVMMPGLDGWEVLRRVRAAGKDVPVLFLTARDGVEDRVKGLELGADDYLVKPFAFSELLARVRTLLRRGNSAPSLSSMQIADLQVDLLKRRAIRSGKRIDLTAKEFALLELLLRRRGEVLPKSLIASQVWDMNFDSDTNVIEVAIRRLRAKIDDDFAVKLIHTVRGMGYMLDEPGAQ
- a CDS encoding heavy metal sensor histidine kinase; protein product: MNRLSLTTRMSLMFMLAVAVVLSVAALSFNRLSQHHFMLLDRQILVEKLESTQAILGGSEGGVNFAELQPQLRALLGAHHDLTGIILAGDGSVLFADPAPVNIPAQFRAYPERRLWEWSGQEQMYRGITAQVAAPGQDQPLTVMLVLDVTHHMSFFETLQRWFWIGLIISALVSAGLGWIVARSGLRPLRQVTQMATSVSAKSLKERIPLEPVPLELQQLVSSFNAMLGRLDDAFVRLSNFSADIAHELRTPVSSLMTHTEVILSRKRDVGAYEENLYSNLEDLKRMARMIDDMLFLAKSDNGLISPAHQQIALETVVGKLLDYYQLLADDRGIELRVTGSACVRGDVLMLHRAISNLLSNALRYTPEGQSISVKIQQSGSSARLSVENPGETIPPEHLDRLFDRFYRADPARREGSPSNAGLGLAITLSIVEAHQGRIWCTSANGRTAFHMEFPNQDCLRN